A stretch of Vibrio maritimus DNA encodes these proteins:
- a CDS encoding zinc/cadmium/mercury/lead-transporting ATPase, with amino-acid sequence MCTKHTGCSSQKIKVIRPVGEACDVPKIAQITTVSSQAASEGCSSGSECCSAEPEEPSASSGLEHDASTASSDGLLKSWKVVGMDCPSCARKVETATNRISGVVSSKVMFATEKLVVRVDEPALFSQVEAAVIDAGFTVHALDGSSNNTNEQAQSSGWQKTFKDNFHILAISTGMAIAAAFKGAYPAMSEWLFTLTCVLGLIPIGTKAIKLAKSGTPFAIETLMSVAAIGALYLGETVEAAMVLLLFLIGERLEAFAASRARSGVQALMSLVPEEATVIVNNERQSKSASALVPGDIIEVAPGDRMPADGELVSSNASFDESALTGESVPVERLVGDTVMAGAVLADKVVRLKVTSKQGENAIDRILHLIEEAESRKAPIERFLDKFSRWYTPLMMMVSLLVIITPPLLFAQPWETWVYRGLALLLIACPCALVISTPAAITSGLAAATRRGALIKGGAALEQLGNIESVAFDKTGTLTLGKPQVTDVIVSGVLTEQELLAATASIEQGSNHPLATSLVRHVERLGLTIPSADEQRALVGIGVEGLIGGVKWVLSAPSKLDMPIPAEVNKQIELLESQGKTVVVALRASNDGLKLEGLIAWQDEMRPDTAEAVAKLSKLGVRTIMLTGDNERSAASIAAPLGMDYKARLLPADKVTFVNELARQHRVAMVGDGINDAPAMKAANIGVAMGGGTDVALETADAALTHNRLTELPAMIELSRATLNNIKQNVALALGLKGVFLVTSLLGITGLWVAVLADSGATAIVTLNALRLLRHKSSLD; translated from the coding sequence ATGTGTACTAAGCATACAGGTTGCAGCTCGCAAAAAATCAAAGTCATCCGCCCTGTGGGGGAAGCATGCGATGTACCGAAAATTGCACAAATTACAACGGTTTCGTCACAAGCAGCATCTGAGGGATGTTCTTCAGGCAGCGAATGCTGTAGTGCTGAACCTGAAGAACCCTCGGCTTCCAGTGGCCTAGAGCATGATGCTTCGACGGCAAGCTCTGATGGTTTATTGAAATCTTGGAAAGTCGTCGGTATGGATTGCCCATCCTGTGCACGTAAGGTGGAGACAGCGACCAATAGAATTAGCGGTGTGGTGAGCTCGAAAGTGATGTTCGCGACGGAGAAACTCGTCGTGCGAGTTGATGAGCCCGCGTTGTTTTCACAAGTCGAAGCGGCGGTTATCGATGCAGGCTTTACCGTCCATGCCCTCGATGGCAGCTCGAATAATACTAACGAACAAGCTCAGTCATCCGGCTGGCAAAAGACCTTTAAAGACAACTTTCATATCCTAGCGATATCCACTGGTATGGCTATCGCCGCTGCTTTTAAAGGCGCTTACCCTGCGATGAGTGAATGGCTATTCACCCTGACCTGTGTGCTCGGTCTTATACCTATTGGTACCAAAGCTATTAAGTTAGCCAAATCGGGTACTCCATTTGCGATTGAAACACTGATGAGTGTTGCCGCTATTGGTGCACTGTATCTAGGTGAAACCGTCGAAGCCGCAATGGTGTTGTTGCTGTTCTTGATTGGTGAGCGTTTAGAAGCCTTTGCTGCCTCTCGAGCAAGAAGTGGGGTACAGGCATTAATGTCTTTGGTACCTGAAGAAGCCACGGTGATTGTTAACAATGAACGCCAATCCAAAAGTGCATCGGCACTGGTACCAGGTGACATCATCGAAGTCGCACCAGGTGATCGAATGCCTGCAGATGGTGAGTTAGTCAGCTCGAATGCCAGTTTTGATGAAAGTGCTTTAACAGGTGAGTCCGTCCCAGTTGAACGTCTGGTAGGCGATACGGTTATGGCAGGTGCGGTATTGGCGGATAAAGTGGTGCGCTTAAAAGTCACGTCGAAGCAAGGTGAGAACGCGATTGATCGAATTTTGCATCTGATCGAAGAGGCCGAGTCTCGCAAAGCGCCAATTGAACGTTTTCTAGATAAGTTCAGCCGTTGGTACACACCACTAATGATGATGGTATCGCTGTTAGTGATTATCACACCACCACTTCTGTTTGCGCAGCCATGGGAAACCTGGGTCTATCGCGGACTTGCACTGTTGTTGATTGCCTGCCCTTGCGCCTTGGTGATTTCCACTCCTGCTGCGATTACATCGGGACTTGCGGCGGCAACCCGACGCGGTGCGCTGATTAAGGGAGGAGCTGCACTAGAGCAACTTGGCAATATAGAGTCAGTGGCCTTTGATAAAACAGGGACGCTCACATTAGGTAAGCCTCAGGTTACCGACGTGATTGTATCTGGTGTTTTAACGGAGCAAGAGCTGTTAGCTGCCACTGCCTCTATTGAACAAGGCTCTAATCATCCACTGGCGACCTCTCTAGTGCGTCATGTTGAACGTTTAGGACTAACTATCCCGAGTGCTGACGAACAAAGAGCACTAGTAGGCATTGGTGTTGAAGGGTTAATTGGTGGCGTAAAATGGGTACTGTCAGCACCGTCTAAGTTAGACATGCCAATCCCAGCTGAAGTAAATAAGCAGATTGAGTTACTCGAGAGTCAAGGCAAAACGGTCGTCGTTGCATTGCGCGCGTCGAATGATGGTCTAAAGCTGGAAGGCTTGATTGCATGGCAAGATGAAATGCGTCCCGACACTGCTGAAGCGGTTGCTAAGCTATCTAAACTCGGCGTTCGCACCATCATGCTAACGGGTGACAATGAGCGCAGTGCAGCTTCCATTGCAGCACCGTTGGGTATGGATTATAAAGCCCGCTTACTGCCAGCCGACAAAGTAACCTTTGTCAATGAATTGGCGAGACAGCACCGAGTGGCAATGGTTGGAGATGGCATTAATGACGCACCTGCTATGAAAGCGGCGAACATTGGTGTTGCGATGGGCGGAGGCACGGATGTGGCGTTGGAAACAGCGGATGCCGCGCTAACGCACAACCGCCTAACCGAGTTGCCTGCGATGATAGAGCTATCACGTGCGACGCTTAATAATATTAAGCAAAACGTCGCCCTTGCGCTTGGATTGAAAGGGGTATTCTTGGTGACAAGTTTACTGGGTATCACAGGGCTATGGGTTGCAGTGCTCGCTGACAGCGGCGCGACCGCGATCGTAACCTTGAATGCGCTTAGATTATTACGTCACAAATCTTCACTAGATTAA
- the udp gene encoding uridine phosphorylase, translating into MSQAVFHLGVNKEDLQGATIAIIPGDPARVQKIAELMDEPEFLASQREYTVYRAKLDGKPVVVCSTGIGGPSTSIAVEELAQLGVRTFLRVGTTGAIQSHVDVGDMIVTTGSVRLDGASLHFAPMEFPAVADFDVATAMKEAAIEAGSTVHTGVTASSDTFYPGQERYDTFSGRVVRRFQGSMEEWQQMGVLNFEMESATLLTMCASSGLRAGCVAGVIINRTQKETPDHDTLKQAETRSIRVVVEAARKLLD; encoded by the coding sequence ATGTCCCAAGCTGTTTTCCATCTCGGAGTAAATAAAGAAGATCTACAAGGCGCGACAATTGCCATTATTCCAGGTGACCCAGCTCGAGTTCAGAAGATCGCTGAGTTGATGGATGAGCCAGAGTTTTTGGCAAGCCAACGTGAGTACACTGTGTACCGTGCAAAACTAGACGGCAAGCCAGTGGTGGTTTGTTCGACTGGTATCGGTGGTCCATCAACGTCTATCGCGGTAGAAGAGCTGGCACAACTTGGTGTGCGCACTTTCTTGCGCGTTGGTACGACAGGTGCGATTCAATCACATGTGGATGTGGGCGATATGATTGTGACCACAGGCTCGGTTCGCCTTGATGGTGCAAGCCTACACTTTGCGCCGATGGAGTTCCCAGCGGTTGCAGACTTCGATGTAGCAACGGCAATGAAAGAAGCGGCTATTGAAGCAGGTTCAACTGTACATACTGGCGTGACCGCATCGAGCGATACTTTCTACCCAGGCCAAGAGCGCTACGATACGTTCTCGGGTCGTGTGGTACGTCGTTTCCAAGGTTCTATGGAAGAGTGGCAACAAATGGGTGTGCTTAACTTTGAAATGGAATCTGCCACGCTACTAACCATGTGCGCGAGTTCAGGTCTACGTGCTGGCTGTGTTGCGGGCGTTATCATCAACCGTACTCAAAAAGAGACACCGGATCACGATACGTTGAAACAAGCAGAGACGCGTTCTATTCGCGTTGTTGTGGAAGCGGCGCGCAAGCTACTTGATTAA
- a CDS encoding diaminopimelate decarboxylase family protein, which produces MTIQNRLEESVKNLNTVLEEQKQLLAEHKANQNYAERLQNLLTPTDELSTKGDDLYIGGCKATDLIEQYGSPLFVLSEDTLRGNLRRVKAAFGSNWPKPVNVMFAIKSNTNYAVRAICNEEGVGGDCFGPGEVEATYIAGADPKTIALNGTVKPELAIRKAIEYGYAIHLDSYEEIEIVERIAAEVKPKEKVRIAVRLKVIPEDFFNDFEPDAYPFPNFIGAMKWIKFGLLKEEAKKIVNRVKEIDAFEFYGFHTHLGRFSKQPEGWDALYREYARNVIEISRECGVQPFQIDLGGGWPREREPECRSVENMMNPNTIEDYAAIVCKGMLEEFNKEGFEIPQLWLEPGRYIAGNIGTLLTSVYVVKDDQEMDYTYTMVDASTYLATLVESQESKNPVLPANKMTQPLVEKTTEIAGPICIPSIWESGARMPALEPKDVLAIMDVGHYAESQASQFNSLPRPATVLVKDGEAELIKRAETVEDVFATQILPERFKKAKAELEKQRKA; this is translated from the coding sequence ATGACAATCCAAAATCGCCTAGAAGAAAGTGTTAAAAACCTAAACACTGTATTAGAAGAGCAAAAGCAGCTTCTTGCTGAGCACAAAGCGAACCAAAACTACGCTGAGCGCCTACAAAACCTGCTTACTCCAACAGATGAACTAAGCACTAAAGGTGATGACCTATACATCGGTGGCTGCAAAGCAACTGATCTAATCGAACAATACGGCAGCCCACTGTTCGTACTAAGCGAAGACACTCTACGTGGTAACCTACGTCGCGTTAAAGCTGCATTCGGTTCAAACTGGCCAAAGCCAGTGAACGTAATGTTCGCTATCAAATCAAACACTAACTACGCAGTTCGTGCTATCTGTAACGAAGAAGGCGTTGGTGGTGACTGTTTCGGTCCTGGTGAAGTTGAAGCCACTTACATCGCAGGTGCGGATCCAAAAACTATCGCACTAAACGGTACAGTGAAGCCTGAGCTAGCTATCCGTAAAGCAATTGAGTACGGTTACGCAATCCACCTAGACTCTTACGAAGAAATCGAAATCGTTGAGCGCATCGCAGCTGAAGTTAAGCCAAAAGAAAAAGTACGTATCGCGGTACGTCTAAAAGTTATCCCAGAAGATTTCTTTAACGACTTCGAACCAGATGCCTACCCGTTCCCTAACTTCATCGGCGCGATGAAATGGATCAAATTCGGCCTTCTTAAAGAAGAAGCGAAGAAAATCGTTAACCGCGTTAAAGAAATCGATGCATTCGAATTCTACGGTTTCCACACTCACCTAGGTCGTTTCTCTAAGCAGCCTGAAGGTTGGGATGCGCTATACCGTGAGTACGCACGCAACGTTATCGAGATCTCTCGTGAGTGTGGCGTTCAACCATTCCAAATCGACCTTGGCGGCGGTTGGCCACGTGAGCGTGAGCCAGAGTGTCGTAGCGTTGAGAACATGATGAACCCGAACACAATCGAAGACTACGCAGCTATCGTATGTAAAGGCATGCTAGAAGAGTTCAACAAAGAAGGCTTCGAGATCCCACAACTATGGCTAGAGCCAGGTCGTTACATCGCGGGTAACATCGGTACACTACTAACATCTGTATACGTAGTAAAAGATGACCAAGAGATGGACTACACCTACACAATGGTTGACGCGTCTACTTACCTAGCAACGCTAGTTGAGTCTCAAGAGTCTAAGAACCCAGTTCTACCAGCAAACAAGATGACTCAACCACTAGTTGAGAAGACAACTGAAATCGCAGGTCCAATCTGTATCCCATCAATCTGGGAAAGCGGCGCACGCATGCCAGCTCTAGAGCCAAAAGACGTTCTAGCTATCATGGATGTGGGTCACTACGCAGAGTCTCAAGCGAGCCAGTTCAACTCACTACCTCGTCCTGCAACTGTATTAGTTAAAGACGGTGAAGCTGAGCTAATCAAGCGTGCTGAAACGGTTGAAGACGTATTTGCTACGCAAATCCTTCCAGAGCGTTTCAAAAAAGCAAAAGCAGAACTTGAGAAGCAGCGTAAAGCATAA
- a CDS encoding MATE family efflux transporter — MAEQSAKFVEGSTMRHILVMSGTSTVGIMAIFIVDLLDMLFISMLGQAELAAAVGFAGTLTFFATSVSIGTSIAMGALMSKAIGAKDISYAREIGSSVLVISFLISAIVTAVMCAYIPELLTAIGAEGKAHERAEAYLWILLPSTPLIALGMASGAGLRAAGDAKRSMWATLAGGIVNAILDPLFIFGFNWNVEGAAAASVVARFAVFYFSFVPLVKVHQLLSRPSFDSVRRDTKVMLAIALPAIITNTATPIGNAIVTTAIAQYGEDFVAGFAVIGRITPVCFAFIFALSGAVGPIIGQNFGAAKIDRVEETLKNSLIVTTLYTVVVCLLLYLVQDQLIAVFSLTGDASLIVAAFATYVAITFVFNGVLFVANTSFNNLGKPLYSTALNLGKATAGTLPFVYFGSLWFGALGVLYGQAVGNIVFGVLGYIVLRFHIADLHKTGECTQAEDPSIVSVNSQPFCTHDPVMIEEVSKIDKQLESPTLSG, encoded by the coding sequence ATGGCTGAACAATCTGCCAAGTTTGTTGAAGGCTCAACCATGCGCCACATTTTGGTGATGTCGGGTACGTCTACCGTGGGCATTATGGCGATCTTTATTGTCGATCTGCTCGATATGCTATTCATCAGTATGTTGGGACAAGCTGAGCTTGCTGCGGCGGTTGGCTTTGCCGGAACTTTGACGTTCTTTGCCACTTCAGTGAGTATCGGTACCTCTATTGCGATGGGGGCGCTGATGTCCAAAGCAATTGGTGCCAAGGATATTAGCTATGCCCGCGAAATTGGTAGCAGCGTTTTAGTTATTTCATTCCTTATCAGCGCCATCGTGACCGCTGTGATGTGCGCTTATATACCGGAACTTCTCACCGCGATTGGCGCAGAAGGTAAAGCGCATGAGCGTGCTGAAGCCTATCTGTGGATCTTATTACCAAGCACGCCACTTATTGCGCTTGGGATGGCGAGTGGTGCAGGCCTCAGAGCTGCGGGTGATGCCAAGCGCTCTATGTGGGCAACGTTAGCTGGTGGTATCGTTAACGCCATACTTGACCCTTTGTTTATTTTTGGCTTCAACTGGAACGTCGAAGGGGCGGCAGCGGCGTCTGTTGTGGCGAGATTTGCCGTGTTCTATTTCTCGTTCGTTCCTTTAGTCAAAGTACACCAACTGCTTTCAAGGCCCAGTTTTGATAGTGTTCGCCGCGATACTAAAGTCATGTTAGCCATTGCGCTCCCCGCCATTATTACCAATACCGCCACGCCGATTGGCAATGCCATTGTAACGACAGCAATAGCGCAATACGGCGAAGACTTTGTGGCTGGTTTTGCTGTTATAGGCCGAATTACCCCAGTTTGTTTTGCGTTTATTTTTGCGCTCTCTGGCGCGGTGGGACCAATAATTGGACAGAACTTTGGTGCGGCAAAAATAGATAGGGTGGAGGAGACACTCAAAAACTCGTTAATTGTAACGACGCTTTATACAGTGGTTGTGTGTCTTTTACTCTATTTGGTCCAAGACCAGCTTATTGCGGTATTTTCATTAACCGGTGATGCCTCGCTTATTGTCGCTGCGTTTGCAACCTATGTGGCAATCACCTTTGTCTTTAATGGCGTCTTGTTCGTTGCTAATACCTCGTTTAATAATCTCGGCAAGCCTTTGTACTCAACGGCCCTAAACCTTGGCAAGGCAACAGCAGGGACACTTCCTTTCGTTTATTTTGGGTCACTTTGGTTTGGTGCGTTAGGGGTGTTGTATGGTCAAGCGGTCGGGAACATCGTATTTGGCGTCTTAGGTTACATTGTGTTGCGTTTTCACATTGCTGATTTGCACAAAACTGGAGAATGTACGCAAGCAGAAGACCCAAGTATTGTTAGCGTCAACTCACAGCCGTTTTGTACCCATGACCCTGTAATGATTGAAGAGGTGTCGAAGATAGATAAACAGTTGGAGTCGCCGACACTTTCTGGCTAA
- a CDS encoding CBS domain-containing protein produces MESLKVKDYMTQRTVTFTEDMSLSAALDKVMQSTHLGGPVIDDKEQVIGFISEQDLLEKLVKVSYHCQDTHTVGDCMYREVLSVSPHTSIIELADMMKVGKPKMYPVIDNGRLVGIITRRDVLRAIGKTIEACFKHPV; encoded by the coding sequence ATGGAGTCGCTAAAAGTAAAAGATTATATGACGCAAAGAACAGTCACGTTTACCGAAGACATGTCGCTCAGCGCTGCACTAGACAAAGTTATGCAGTCGACTCACTTAGGCGGACCTGTGATTGATGATAAAGAGCAGGTCATCGGCTTTATTTCGGAGCAGGATTTGCTTGAGAAGCTGGTAAAGGTGAGTTATCACTGTCAAGACACCCACACGGTCGGTGACTGTATGTACCGAGAAGTATTGTCCGTGTCGCCGCACACATCGATTATTGAGCTTGCCGATATGATGAAAGTGGGCAAACCTAAGATGTACCCAGTTATCGATAATGGACGTTTAGTCGGTATCATTACTCGACGCGATGTGCTTCGAGCGATTGGTAAAACGATTGAAGCGTGCTTCAAACATCCTGTATAA
- a CDS encoding outer membrane beta-barrel protein gives MMKKVLLATMLVGLTNTAIADDYSGFRLGAGATMGQSTEYGDLKAQPRIEMGYDINRIFSINGYVQDMRGKTNGSYLGAPATHYMGEVMPTLPMAHAEADLNGWRAGIEAEAGYAFDLGVVDIKPYVAVGLATQGGDMNVRLHDTIQNASGTQYNSSTSLNDTAVTGALGVRLNTPVGIYVDTRIERAPFNKHGALKDQTQGSVSVGFKF, from the coding sequence ATGATGAAGAAAGTTCTTTTAGCTACGATGCTTGTTGGTCTAACGAATACTGCAATTGCAGATGATTACTCTGGTTTCCGTTTAGGGGCAGGTGCAACTATGGGTCAATCAACCGAATATGGTGACCTAAAAGCTCAGCCAAGGATTGAGATGGGCTATGACATTAACCGTATCTTCTCGATTAATGGTTATGTTCAGGACATGCGTGGAAAAACAAATGGTAGCTATCTTGGGGCTCCAGCTACACACTACATGGGAGAGGTTATGCCAACACTACCCATGGCCCACGCAGAAGCGGATTTAAATGGATGGCGCGCTGGCATTGAAGCCGAAGCAGGATATGCGTTTGATTTAGGTGTCGTAGACATCAAACCATATGTGGCAGTGGGCCTAGCCACACAAGGCGGAGATATGAATGTTCGCCTACATGACACTATACAAAATGCAAGTGGTACACAATACAACAGCTCTACGTCACTCAACGATACAGCAGTGACAGGTGCGCTAGGTGTGAGATTAAACACACCAGTTGGCATCTACGTTGATACAAGAATAGAGCGAGCTCCGTTCAATAAACACGGAGCACTGAAAGACCAGACTCAAGGGTCGGTCTCAGTAGGATTTAAATTCTAA
- the buk gene encoding butyrate kinase encodes MKILAINPGSTSTKIGLFEGTTELFEKTLRHSAEELAPFGAVVANQKAFRKEAILAALEEAGVKASELNAVACRGGVLKPIAGGTYKVDDAVIADLLEAQIQHPASLAGIIGKEIADENGIEAFFTDAPVTYELSELAAFSGHKAIKRKGRFHALNQKAIARKFAEEQGKKYEDVNVIVCHMGGGITVGAHMGGQTVDVNDAVSEGPFTPERSGDLPTRELIDICFSGEYTHAEMKAFIQGKGGAFSYTGSIDMREIEEKAEAGDAEFKLVTDAMAYQVSKQIAAMGAVFGGEKVDGILLTGGIAYSKYITAEITKRVEFIAPVTKFPGEVELEALVLGTLRVVNGEEAAQVYA; translated from the coding sequence ATGAAAATTCTAGCTATCAACCCAGGCTCTACGTCTACAAAAATCGGTCTTTTCGAAGGTACAACTGAACTGTTCGAGAAAACTCTACGTCACAGCGCTGAAGAGCTAGCGCCATTCGGTGCAGTTGTTGCAAACCAAAAAGCATTCCGTAAAGAAGCAATCCTAGCGGCTCTAGAAGAAGCGGGCGTTAAAGCTTCTGAGCTAAACGCTGTTGCTTGTCGCGGTGGTGTTCTTAAGCCAATCGCTGGTGGCACTTACAAGGTTGACGATGCAGTAATCGCAGACCTTCTAGAAGCGCAAATCCAGCACCCAGCTAGCCTTGCAGGCATCATTGGCAAAGAAATCGCTGATGAGAACGGCATCGAAGCATTCTTCACTGACGCTCCAGTAACTTACGAGCTATCTGAGCTAGCGGCTTTCTCTGGTCACAAAGCTATCAAGCGTAAGGGTCGTTTCCACGCTCTTAACCAAAAAGCTATCGCGCGTAAATTCGCTGAAGAGCAAGGTAAGAAGTACGAAGACGTGAACGTTATCGTTTGTCACATGGGTGGCGGTATCACTGTCGGTGCTCACATGGGCGGCCAAACTGTTGACGTAAACGACGCAGTTTCTGAAGGTCCATTCACTCCAGAGCGTTCTGGTGACCTACCAACTCGCGAGCTAATCGACATCTGCTTCAGCGGTGAGTACACGCACGCTGAAATGAAAGCATTCATCCAAGGTAAAGGCGGCGCATTCAGCTACACAGGTAGCATCGACATGCGTGAAATCGAAGAGAAAGCGGAAGCTGGCGACGCTGAGTTCAAACTAGTTACAGACGCGATGGCTTACCAAGTTTCTAAGCAGATCGCTGCTATGGGCGCCGTATTCGGCGGTGAAAAAGTTGACGGCATCCTACTAACGGGTGGTATCGCATACAGTAAGTACATCACAGCTGAAATCACTAAGCGCGTTGAGTTCATCGCTCCTGTAACTAAGTTCCCAGGTGAAGTTGAGCTAGAAGCACTAGTACTAGGTACGCTACGCGTAGTGAACGGCGAAGAAGCGGCTCAAGTTTACGCTTAA
- a CDS encoding aldehyde dehydrogenase, with amino-acid sequence MSFDINNAQGVFETVEAAIEATHKAQVEFYANSTKEGREAILTAIRGAVLAKAEDFAKMVREETKLGRVEDKIAKHQLTAAKTPGTEVLETKVWSGDNGISLEERAPYGVIGAVTPVTNPTETIVNNAISMLASGNAVTFNVHPSSKVVSAVMIDMINKTIVEAGGPANLVTMVKEPTLETLNEIAKSPLVNMLVGTGGPGLVKAILQSGKKGVGAGAGNPPVIVDASANLDLAAAGVYGGASFDNNLLCIGEKEVFVEDSVADEFLAKLEATGAYVLSAEEAEKLTAQILTMDEIDGAKPCTAQEIARVWHPVKQHVGQDAGEILKSIGVESETRLAVMVVENDHPLVHVEQMMPVLPVVRCANIDEAIERAVAAERGNKHSACIYSGNIENVTKFGRAINTTIFAHNGPTLSGVGYNAEGTSTFTIAGPTGEGITNAYSFTRARRFAIAQGGLRIV; translated from the coding sequence ATGTCATTCGATATCAACAACGCACAAGGCGTTTTCGAAACTGTTGAAGCTGCAATCGAAGCAACTCACAAAGCACAAGTAGAATTCTACGCTAACTCTACTAAAGAAGGCCGTGAAGCAATCCTAACTGCTATCCGTGGCGCTGTACTAGCTAAAGCTGAAGACTTCGCGAAAATGGTTCGTGAAGAAACTAAGCTAGGTCGTGTTGAAGACAAGATCGCTAAGCACCAGCTAACAGCTGCTAAAACTCCAGGCACTGAAGTTCTAGAAACTAAAGTATGGTCTGGCGACAACGGTATCTCTCTAGAAGAGCGTGCACCTTACGGTGTTATCGGTGCGGTTACTCCTGTAACTAACCCAACTGAAACTATCGTTAACAACGCTATCTCTATGCTAGCGTCTGGTAATGCGGTAACGTTCAACGTTCACCCATCTTCTAAAGTTGTTTCTGCGGTAATGATCGACATGATCAACAAAACTATCGTTGAAGCAGGCGGCCCAGCTAACCTAGTTACTATGGTTAAAGAGCCAACGCTAGAAACGCTAAACGAAATCGCTAAGTCTCCACTAGTAAACATGCTAGTCGGTACTGGTGGTCCAGGTCTAGTTAAAGCAATCCTACAATCTGGTAAGAAAGGTGTAGGCGCTGGCGCTGGTAACCCACCTGTAATCGTAGACGCTTCTGCTAACCTAGACCTAGCTGCGGCTGGCGTTTACGGCGGTGCATCTTTCGATAACAACCTACTATGTATCGGTGAGAAAGAAGTATTCGTTGAAGATTCAGTAGCGGATGAGTTCCTAGCTAAACTAGAAGCAACTGGCGCTTACGTGCTTTCTGCAGAAGAAGCTGAGAAGCTAACGGCACAAATCCTAACTATGGACGAAATCGACGGTGCTAAGCCATGTACTGCGCAAGAAATTGCTCGCGTATGGCACCCAGTTAAGCAACACGTAGGTCAAGACGCAGGTGAAATCCTTAAGTCTATCGGCGTTGAGTCTGAGACTCGTCTAGCGGTTATGGTTGTTGAGAACGATCACCCACTAGTACACGTAGAGCAAATGATGCCAGTACTTCCAGTTGTTCGTTGTGCGAACATCGACGAAGCTATCGAGCGCGCAGTAGCTGCTGAGCGTGGTAACAAGCACTCTGCATGTATCTACTCTGGTAACATCGAGAACGTAACTAAGTTCGGTCGTGCTATCAACACAACTATCTTCGCTCACAACGGTCCAACACTATCTGGTGTAGGTTACAACGCTGAAGGTACTTCAACGTTCACAATCGCTGGTCCAACTGGTGAAGGTATCACAAACGCGTACTCGTTCACTCGCGCACGTCGTTTCGCAATCGCTCAAGGCGGTCTGCGTATCGTTTAA
- a CDS encoding bifunctional enoyl-CoA hydratase/phosphate acetyltransferase, whose protein sequence is MYNKDFFIQQAKKFGKKQRMVVAAAHDDATLDAANNAFQEGMADVILVGERALINEAAAKANVDLANFDIIEADGLEAIATAAVSAIAEGKGDLLMKGLIDTSVLLKEVLKKEHGLRTGNVLSHAGVLFKEGGDSFHVFTDAAMNIMPTLEQKAGIIKNAVSLAHSVGIEEPKVANLCAKEKPYDKMPATMDAAELQKMNQNGEIEGCIVSGPISLDIAVSQYAANLKGYESPVAGNADILMVPNIEVGNVFAKALQYMAGFSMAGVLLGARIPVVLVSRADGEAEKTVSIALACSVAAMSQQKEAADASA, encoded by the coding sequence ATGTACAATAAAGACTTCTTTATTCAGCAAGCTAAAAAGTTCGGTAAGAAGCAACGCATGGTTGTTGCAGCAGCGCATGATGATGCAACGCTAGACGCAGCAAACAACGCATTCCAAGAAGGCATGGCAGACGTGATTCTTGTTGGTGAGCGCGCGCTAATCAACGAAGCAGCAGCAAAAGCAAACGTTGATCTAGCGAACTTCGACATTATCGAAGCTGATGGTCTAGAAGCAATCGCAACTGCAGCGGTATCTGCAATTGCTGAAGGTAAAGGCGACCTACTAATGAAGGGTCTAATCGACACTTCAGTTCTACTAAAAGAAGTGCTTAAGAAAGAGCACGGTCTACGTACTGGTAACGTTCTTAGCCACGCAGGCGTTCTATTTAAAGAAGGCGGCGACAGCTTCCACGTATTCACTGACGCAGCGATGAACATCATGCCAACGCTTGAGCAAAAAGCGGGCATCATCAAGAACGCAGTGAGCCTAGCGCACTCTGTAGGCATCGAAGAGCCTAAAGTGGCTAACCTATGTGCGAAAGAGAAGCCATACGACAAGATGCCAGCGACGATGGACGCGGCAGAGCTTCAAAAAATGAACCAAAACGGTGAAATCGAAGGTTGTATCGTTTCTGGTCCTATCTCTCTAGATATCGCGGTATCTCAGTACGCTGCAAACCTAAAAGGCTACGAGTCTCCAGTAGCGGGCAACGCAGATATCCTAATGGTTCCAAACATCGAAGTAGGCAACGTATTTGCTAAAGCACTTCAGTACATGGCTGGTTTCAGCATGGCGGGTGTTCTACTTGGTGCACGTATTCCTGTTGTTCTAGTTTCTCGCGCTGACGGCGAAGCTGAGAAGACAGTATCTATCGCGCTTGCATGTTCTGTAGCGGCTATGAGCCAGCAGAAAGAAGCAGCAGACGCGTCTGCTTAA